One genomic region from Actinocatenispora thailandica encodes:
- a CDS encoding TetR/AcrR family transcriptional regulator: MVERGTSIRARVRAELTEEIKKAARGQLAAEGANLSLRAVARELGMASSAVYRYFASRDELLTALIIDAYNALGAAAEAADAQHRRRTDFAGRWVAVARALREWALAAPSEYALVLGSPVPGYRAPLDTTGPASRTPFVLVGIVREAHAAGQLAPATAAPLPARLRAELAALARTVEVDLDEPILASTLLAWSQLYGAISFELFGQLNNMIDRRTEWFDYQARTMAAQIGLR, encoded by the coding sequence ATGGTGGAGCGTGGCACGTCGATTCGGGCCCGGGTCCGGGCCGAGCTGACCGAGGAGATCAAGAAGGCGGCGCGCGGGCAGCTCGCCGCCGAAGGCGCGAACCTGTCGTTGCGCGCGGTCGCCCGCGAGCTGGGCATGGCCTCGTCCGCGGTGTACCGGTACTTCGCCAGCCGCGACGAGTTGCTGACCGCGCTGATCATCGACGCGTACAACGCGCTCGGCGCGGCGGCCGAAGCCGCCGACGCGCAGCACCGGCGGCGCACCGACTTCGCCGGCCGGTGGGTCGCGGTGGCCCGCGCGCTGCGGGAGTGGGCACTGGCCGCGCCGAGCGAGTACGCGCTGGTGCTCGGTAGCCCGGTGCCCGGCTACCGGGCGCCGCTGGACACCACCGGCCCGGCCAGCCGCACCCCGTTCGTGCTGGTGGGCATCGTCCGCGAGGCACATGCCGCCGGGCAGCTGGCGCCGGCGACCGCGGCGCCGCTACCGGCCCGGCTGCGCGCCGAGCTGGCCGCACTGGCGCGCACCGTCGAGGTCGATCTCGACGAGCCGATCCTGGCCAGCACCCTGCTGGCCTGGTCGCAGCTCTACGGGGCGATCAGCTTCGAACTGTTCGGTCAGCTCAACAACATGATCGACCGCCGCACCGAGTGGTTCGACTACCAGGCCCGCACCATGGCCGCCCAGATCGGCCTGCGCTGA
- a CDS encoding DUF4396 domain-containing protein, with the protein MRGMVRAGLGLGAALRIALAADTVSIVVMEIIDNLTVLAIPGAMVAGLGSVLFWSSLLIALALALVAATPVNRWLISRGRGHAVAHRYHHGHGH; encoded by the coding sequence GTGCGCGGCATGGTGCGCGCCGGCCTGGGGCTCGGCGCCGCGCTGCGCATCGCGCTCGCCGCCGACACCGTGTCGATCGTGGTGATGGAGATCATCGACAACCTCACCGTGCTGGCGATCCCCGGCGCGATGGTCGCCGGGCTCGGCTCGGTGCTGTTCTGGTCGTCGCTGCTGATCGCGCTGGCGCTCGCGCTCGTGGCGGCGACGCCGGTCAACCGGTGGCTGATCTCGCGGGGACGTGGCCACGCCGTCGCTCACCGGTACCACCACGGGCACGGTCACTGA
- a CDS encoding phosphotransferase family protein — translation MRRTVDPTALAPVVRAATGRRPVTVDRLTGGSKKGVYRVRLDDGSTVVVYLWRPDEDLWPAATRPVEGSAEPFAHASGYQLFVSAHRRLAELGVGVPEILLGDAQRRWLDADVMVVEDVAGPSLEARLRQGPQPSTMDALAAALERMHRCPAPAIGKVGPVESGARIGETRCERIVSDRALADLAEAARREPRLAAAEDRLATMLRALCDRVSPRRPVGLIHGELGGDHVLVRPDGAPVLIDIEGAMYFDPEWEHAFARIRFGADHPLLVRGALDPDRLRFYTLAEHLSLVAGPLRLLDGDVPDRAGFAAIAEYNLRAALRFDPDRDGCPVER, via the coding sequence ATGCGGCGCACGGTGGACCCGACCGCACTCGCCCCGGTGGTGCGGGCCGCGACCGGTCGCCGCCCGGTGACCGTCGACCGCCTGACCGGCGGTTCGAAGAAGGGCGTCTACCGGGTCCGGCTCGACGACGGTTCCACGGTCGTGGTCTACCTGTGGCGGCCCGACGAGGACCTCTGGCCGGCGGCGACGCGGCCGGTCGAGGGTTCGGCCGAGCCCTTCGCGCACGCCAGCGGGTACCAGCTGTTCGTGTCGGCGCACCGGCGGCTGGCCGAGCTCGGCGTGGGCGTTCCGGAGATTCTGCTCGGTGACGCGCAGCGGCGCTGGCTCGATGCCGACGTGATGGTCGTCGAGGATGTCGCCGGGCCGTCGCTGGAGGCGCGGTTGCGGCAGGGGCCGCAACCGTCCACGATGGACGCCCTGGCGGCCGCGCTGGAGCGGATGCACCGCTGCCCCGCCCCCGCCATCGGTAAGGTCGGCCCGGTCGAGTCGGGCGCCCGGATCGGCGAAACCCGGTGCGAGCGGATCGTGTCCGACCGCGCACTGGCCGACCTGGCCGAGGCCGCGCGTCGCGAGCCGCGGCTCGCCGCCGCCGAGGACCGGCTGGCCACGATGCTGCGCGCGCTGTGTGACCGGGTGTCGCCGCGCCGGCCGGTCGGGCTGATCCACGGCGAGCTGGGCGGTGACCACGTGCTGGTACGGCCGGACGGCGCCCCGGTGCTCATCGACATCGAGGGCGCGATGTACTTCGACCCCGAATGGGAGCACGCCTTCGCCCGGATCCGCTTCGGTGCGGACCATCCGTTGCTGGTTCGCGGCGCACTCGACCCGGACCGGCTGCGGTTCTACACGCTGGCAGAGCACCTCTCGCTGGTCGCCGGGCCGCTGCGGTTGCTCGACGGCGACGTCCCGGACCGGGCGGGGTTCGCCGCGATCGCCGAGTACAACCTGCGCGCCGCGCTCCGCTTCGATCCGGACCGCGACGGCTGCCCGGTCGAGCGCTGA
- a CDS encoding sensor histidine kinase gives MLLVVGVGFTLVGWLMDRQLTDQYERRALAVAHAVAADPDIAEAVAAGDVPVVSTDAERVRRATGALFVVVTDARGIRLAHPNPAEIGRHVSTDPSEALAGHDVVDVQRGTLGWSARGKVPVFDAKHRVVGEVSVGFAADDVRANWLRVLADAALFAGGALLLGVAGSALLSRRLKSQTLGLEPRELAELVQEREAVLHGVGEGVVAADAAGRITVCNDEAARLLGSRPPIGARAAGLDLPIRVRAALSRRTDQERMMAIAGDRVLVATSRQVRRDGHDLGTVLTLRDRTDIETLTRELDTVRSLSGAVRAQRHEFANRLHTLAGLLQTGHHAEAVEYLHALQDAPTELGPAPDGVRDPYLHAFLSAKAAEAAEAGVRLRVADVSWVPGRVTAPVAVTTVVGNLVDNAIRAARLGTRQPAYVEITLLADGDALHVSVADSGDGVPATLRTQVFAEGFTTRISAGHGLGLCLARQAARTLGGDVRLADAGTVASGVGADGPAGTDEAGSAELGAGAGHGAVFVAQLPASLDAAVPPAGRAGVLVDER, from the coding sequence GTGTTACTGGTCGTCGGGGTCGGGTTCACGCTCGTCGGCTGGCTGATGGACCGCCAGCTCACCGACCAGTACGAGCGGCGCGCGCTCGCCGTCGCGCACGCGGTCGCCGCCGACCCGGACATCGCCGAGGCGGTCGCGGCCGGTGACGTGCCGGTCGTCAGTACCGACGCCGAGCGGGTACGGCGGGCCACCGGCGCCCTGTTCGTCGTGGTCACCGACGCGCGCGGGATCCGGCTCGCGCACCCCAACCCCGCCGAGATCGGCCGGCACGTGTCGACCGACCCGTCCGAGGCGCTCGCCGGACACGACGTGGTCGACGTGCAGCGCGGCACGCTGGGCTGGTCGGCCCGCGGCAAGGTGCCGGTGTTCGACGCGAAGCACCGGGTCGTCGGCGAGGTCAGCGTCGGGTTCGCGGCCGACGACGTGCGGGCCAACTGGCTGCGGGTGCTCGCCGACGCGGCGCTGTTCGCCGGCGGCGCGCTGCTGCTCGGCGTCGCCGGCTCCGCGCTGCTGTCCCGGCGGCTGAAGAGCCAGACGCTCGGCCTGGAACCGCGCGAGCTGGCCGAGCTGGTGCAGGAACGCGAGGCGGTGCTGCACGGGGTCGGCGAGGGCGTGGTCGCCGCCGACGCCGCCGGCCGGATCACCGTGTGCAACGACGAGGCGGCCCGGCTGCTCGGCAGCAGGCCACCGATCGGTGCCCGCGCCGCCGGGCTGGACCTGCCGATCCGGGTCCGCGCCGCGCTGTCCCGGCGTACCGACCAGGAACGGATGATGGCGATCGCCGGCGACCGGGTGCTCGTCGCCACCAGCCGGCAGGTACGCCGGGACGGTCACGACCTGGGCACGGTGCTGACCCTGCGGGACCGTACCGACATCGAGACGCTGACCCGGGAGCTGGACACGGTCCGGTCGCTGTCCGGCGCGGTCCGGGCGCAGCGGCACGAGTTCGCGAACCGGCTGCACACCCTCGCCGGGCTGCTGCAGACCGGCCACCACGCCGAGGCGGTCGAGTACCTGCACGCCCTGCAGGACGCGCCCACCGAGCTGGGACCGGCACCGGACGGGGTCCGCGACCCGTACCTGCACGCGTTCCTGTCCGCGAAGGCCGCCGAAGCCGCCGAGGCCGGCGTGCGGCTGCGGGTCGCCGACGTCAGCTGGGTACCGGGGCGGGTCACCGCGCCCGTCGCCGTGACCACGGTGGTCGGCAACCTGGTCGACAACGCCATCCGGGCCGCCCGGCTGGGCACCCGGCAGCCGGCGTACGTCGAGATCACCCTGCTCGCCGACGGGGACGCGCTGCACGTGTCGGTGGCCGACTCCGGTGACGGGGTGCCGGCCACGCTGCGGACCCAGGTCTTCGCCGAGGGGTTCACCACCCGGATCAGCGCCGGGCACGGGCTCGGGCTGTGCCTCGCCCGGCAGGCCGCCCGTACCCTCGGCGGCGACGTCCGGCTCGCCGACGCCGGCACCGTGGCGTCCGGAGTCGGGGCAGACGGGCCAGCCGGGACGGACGAGGCTGGCTCGGCCGAGCTCGGCGCGGGTGCCGGGCACGGCGCGGTCTTCGTCGCACAGCTACCGGCCAGCCTCGACGCAGCCGTGCCGCCGGCCGGCCGGGCTGGTGTACTGGTCGACGAGCGGTAG
- a CDS encoding TetR/AcrR family transcriptional regulator, translated as MTKGAQTREAIVDTAVALAFRVGLGGLTIGELARAQQMSKSGLFAHFRSKESLQLAALARARETFIDLVVRPALTAPRGLPRIRELFERWLACGRDGVPGGCLFVKAATEFDGQPGALRDQLAQDHQDLFDTIGQVCRSGISVQQVRPDVDADQFAHDLYGVLLVFYLTHRLLADPAAETHARASFEALLADIAT; from the coding sequence ATGACCAAGGGCGCGCAGACCCGGGAGGCGATCGTCGACACGGCGGTGGCACTCGCCTTCCGCGTCGGCCTGGGCGGGCTGACCATCGGCGAGCTCGCCCGGGCCCAGCAGATGTCCAAGAGCGGGCTGTTCGCGCACTTCCGGTCGAAGGAGTCGCTGCAGCTCGCCGCGCTGGCCCGGGCCCGCGAGACGTTCATCGACCTGGTCGTGCGGCCGGCACTGACCGCGCCGCGCGGCCTGCCCCGGATCCGCGAACTGTTCGAGCGCTGGCTCGCCTGCGGCCGGGACGGCGTCCCCGGCGGATGCCTGTTCGTCAAGGCGGCCACCGAGTTCGACGGCCAGCCCGGTGCGCTGCGCGACCAGCTCGCGCAGGACCACCAGGACCTGTTCGACACGATCGGCCAGGTCTGTCGCAGCGGGATCTCGGTCCAGCAGGTGCGCCCCGACGTCGATGCCGACCAGTTCGCCCACGACCTGTACGGCGTGCTGCTGGTCTTCTACCTGACGCACCGGCTGCTCGCCGATCCGGCGGCCGAAACCCATGCCCGGGCCTCGTTCGAGGCGCTACTCGCCGACATCGCCACCTGA
- a CDS encoding NAD-dependent epimerase/dehydratase family protein, with product MGLHVIVGGGPVGTATARVLVERGEKVRVVTRSGSGPIDVERVAADATDADRLTELATDAEVIYNCANPQYHRWLTDWPPLARALRLAAANTGAVLATASCLYGYGPVDAPITPATPLAATHPKLRIRADMWRAALADHEAGRIRATEVRASDYLEANSVFSAMLETPIRAGKRCYSVLPVDVPHTFTAIADMARTLVTAATTEAAWGRAWLVPSTAPLTVRELAGRYATVIGASAPRLTALPYPVLWGAGLGNAFLREMRTTYYQWARPFTMDAGATEAALGLTATPLDTVLASMRG from the coding sequence ATGGGCCTGCACGTGATCGTCGGGGGTGGCCCGGTCGGCACCGCCACCGCCCGGGTCCTGGTCGAGCGCGGCGAGAAGGTCCGGGTCGTGACCCGCAGCGGCAGCGGCCCGATCGACGTCGAGCGGGTCGCCGCCGACGCGACCGACGCCGACCGGCTCACCGAACTGGCCACCGACGCCGAGGTGATCTACAACTGCGCGAACCCGCAGTACCACCGGTGGCTGACCGACTGGCCACCGCTCGCCCGCGCGCTCCGGCTCGCCGCGGCCAACACCGGCGCGGTGCTCGCCACGGCGAGCTGCCTGTACGGGTACGGCCCGGTCGACGCGCCGATCACGCCGGCCACCCCGCTCGCCGCCACCCACCCGAAGCTGCGGATCCGGGCGGACATGTGGCGCGCGGCGCTCGCCGACCACGAGGCAGGCCGGATCCGTGCCACCGAGGTCCGGGCCAGCGACTACCTCGAGGCGAACTCGGTGTTCAGCGCCATGCTGGAGACCCCGATCCGAGCCGGGAAGCGGTGCTACTCGGTGCTGCCGGTCGACGTGCCGCACACCTTCACCGCCATCGCGGACATGGCGCGCACCCTGGTCACCGCCGCCACCACCGAGGCCGCCTGGGGTCGGGCCTGGCTGGTGCCGAGCACCGCGCCGCTGACCGTCCGGGAACTCGCCGGGCGGTACGCGACGGTCATCGGGGCGTCGGCGCCCCGCCTCACCGCGCTGCCGTACCCGGTGCTGTGGGGCGCCGGGCTGGGCAACGCGTTCCTGCGGGAGATGCGCACCACCTACTACCAGTGGGCACGGCCGTTCACGATGGATGCCGGCGCCACCGAGGCCGCACTCGGCCTGACCGCCACCCCGCTGGACACGGTGCTGGCCTCGATGCGGGGCTGA
- a CDS encoding methyltransferase domain-containing protein gives MYTHGHHESVLRSHRWRTAANSAGYLLPDLSAGMSVLDVGCGPGTITADLAELVAPGRVTALERTGPALDLARAEVGRRGLDNVDFVVDDVHHLRFGDDSFDVVHAHQVLQHVADPVLALCEMRRVCRPGGTVAARDGDYAAFTWYPQLPELDEWLALYRSAARANGGEPDAGRRLLAWARQAGFTDITPSASVWCHATRADREYWGGMWAERIVASDLARQLVESGAATRADLDRVAAAWRAWADDEDGWLSLLHGEIRCRA, from the coding sequence GTGTACACCCATGGGCACCACGAGTCGGTGCTGCGGTCACACCGGTGGCGGACGGCGGCGAACTCGGCCGGCTACCTGCTGCCGGACCTGTCCGCGGGCATGTCGGTGCTGGACGTCGGGTGCGGGCCCGGCACGATCACCGCCGACCTCGCCGAGCTGGTCGCGCCGGGCCGGGTCACCGCGCTGGAGCGGACCGGCCCGGCGCTCGACCTGGCCCGGGCCGAGGTCGGCCGGCGCGGCCTGGACAACGTCGACTTCGTCGTGGACGACGTGCACCACCTGCGCTTCGGCGACGACAGTTTCGACGTGGTCCACGCGCACCAGGTGCTGCAACACGTCGCCGATCCGGTGCTGGCGCTGTGCGAGATGCGTCGGGTGTGCCGGCCCGGCGGCACCGTGGCCGCTCGCGACGGCGACTACGCCGCCTTCACCTGGTACCCGCAGCTGCCCGAGCTGGACGAATGGCTTGCACTGTACCGATCGGCGGCCCGGGCCAACGGCGGTGAGCCGGATGCCGGGCGGCGGCTGCTGGCCTGGGCCCGGCAGGCCGGATTCACCGACATCACTCCGAGCGCCAGCGTCTGGTGCCACGCCACCCGGGCGGACCGGGAGTACTGGGGCGGCATGTGGGCCGAGCGCATCGTCGCCTCCGACCTGGCCCGGCAGTTGGTCGAGTCGGGCGCCGCGACCCGTGCCGACCTGGACCGGGTTGCCGCCGCGTGGCGTGCCTGGGCCGACGACGAGGACGGCTGGCTGAGCCTGCTGCACGGCGAGATCCGCTGCCGCGCCTGA
- a CDS encoding response regulator yields MLKVLVVEDDFRVAEVHVAFTEQVDGFTVVGTARTVADGRRLAAETRPDLLLLDRYLPDDSGLTLLREVSVDAILLTAAADTETVRAAYAHGALNYLVKPFTAEQLADRLRGYARYRAALAAPGTLTQPDIDRAIRLLHEGDRTAAPKGHSPVTARLVADALQAAAEPRSAATVAAELGIARATAQRYLASLAESGRATMTLRYGTTGRPEHLYSWLPR; encoded by the coding sequence GTGCTGAAGGTACTGGTGGTGGAGGACGACTTCCGGGTCGCCGAGGTGCACGTCGCCTTCACCGAGCAGGTCGACGGGTTCACCGTGGTCGGCACCGCACGCACCGTCGCGGACGGGCGCCGGCTGGCCGCCGAGACCCGGCCCGACCTGCTGCTGCTCGACCGGTACCTGCCGGACGACTCCGGGCTGACCCTGCTGCGCGAGGTGTCGGTGGACGCGATCCTGCTCACCGCGGCCGCCGACACCGAGACGGTACGCGCCGCGTACGCCCACGGCGCGCTCAACTACCTGGTCAAACCGTTCACCGCGGAGCAGCTGGCGGACCGGTTGCGCGGCTACGCACGGTACCGGGCCGCGCTGGCGGCTCCGGGCACGCTGACCCAGCCGGACATCGACCGGGCGATCCGGCTGCTGCACGAGGGCGACCGTACCGCCGCGCCGAAGGGCCACTCCCCGGTCACCGCGCGGCTGGTGGCCGACGCGCTGCAGGCCGCGGCCGAGCCCCGGTCGGCCGCCACGGTCGCCGCCGAGCTCGGCATCGCCCGGGCGACCGCCCAGCGCTACCTGGCCTCGCTGGCCGAATCCGGCCGCGCCACCATGACGCTGCGCTACGGCACCACCGGCCGGCCGGAACACCTGTACAGCTGGCTGCCCCGCTGA
- a CDS encoding SDR family oxidoreductase codes for MDEQSTTVEAIMQTAQRVAIVTGGSGGIGRATAARLAADGMAVVVHYAHHRAPAEQVVQAITEAGGTAVADGGDIADEAAMTALFDRAQQRFGGLDVLVHTAGIMPLAPVEQLDLDVFDRVQRTNVRGTMVVDQLAARRLRSGGAIVNFSTSITRLQTPGYAAYAASKGAVEALTLILARELAGRDVTVNAVAPGPTATPLFFEGKPQQLIDQIAGANPFGRLGTPEDIAELVAFLAGPGRWINGQVLYANGGMA; via the coding sequence ATGGACGAACAGTCCACAACAGTGGAGGCGATCATGCAGACAGCGCAGCGGGTGGCGATCGTGACCGGTGGGTCCGGCGGCATCGGCCGGGCGACCGCGGCCCGGCTGGCCGCCGACGGGATGGCGGTGGTGGTGCACTACGCCCACCACCGGGCGCCGGCCGAACAGGTGGTTCAGGCGATCACCGAGGCCGGCGGCACCGCGGTCGCAGACGGCGGCGACATCGCCGACGAGGCGGCCATGACCGCCCTGTTCGACCGCGCGCAGCAGCGGTTCGGCGGGCTCGACGTGCTGGTGCACACGGCCGGCATCATGCCGCTCGCTCCGGTCGAGCAGCTCGATCTCGACGTCTTCGACCGGGTCCAGCGCACCAACGTGCGCGGCACGATGGTCGTCGACCAGCTCGCGGCGCGGCGGCTCCGGTCCGGTGGGGCGATCGTCAACTTCTCCACCTCGATCACCAGGTTGCAGACCCCCGGCTACGCCGCGTACGCCGCGTCCAAGGGCGCCGTGGAAGCGCTGACGCTCATCCTTGCCCGGGAGCTCGCCGGTCGGGACGTGACGGTCAACGCGGTCGCGCCCGGGCCGACCGCCACGCCGCTGTTCTTCGAGGGCAAGCCGCAGCAACTGATCGACCAGATCGCCGGCGCCAACCCGTTCGGCCGGCTGGGCACGCCGGAGGACATCGCCGAGCTCGTCGCGTTCCTCGCCGGCCCGGGGCGCTGGATCAACGGACAGGTGCTCTACGCCAACGGCGGGATGGCCTGA
- a CDS encoding UTP--glucose-1-phosphate uridylyltransferase gives MATTIRRAVIPAAGLGSRLLPLTKATPKEMLPVGDKPVIEHTVRELIASGITDITIVVSEGKSLILDHFRPNPALVARLRADGKTAYADAVEEVGELSWQGHITYLDQHGPYGNGTPVLNAARNFGDEPVLVLWPDDVFVASVPRAQQLIAGYEKTGCPVLALMPMEPADSVRYGVPTVNEDLGAGLLRIGGLVEKPNPADAPSNYAAIGGYVITPGIVDELAEQTRRWYEHRTGEIYLTDAINAYAAHHAVYGKVIQGQWYDTGNPLAYLTAQFAAALADPEYGPHLRRLAADQAGRADRS, from the coding sequence ATGGCAACCACGATTCGCCGGGCCGTCATTCCGGCCGCGGGCCTGGGGTCGCGGCTGCTGCCGCTGACCAAGGCGACGCCGAAGGAGATGCTGCCGGTCGGCGACAAGCCGGTGATCGAGCACACCGTCCGGGAACTGATCGCGTCAGGCATCACCGACATCACCATCGTGGTGTCCGAGGGCAAGTCGCTGATCCTGGACCACTTCCGGCCCAACCCGGCCCTGGTGGCGCGGCTGCGCGCGGACGGCAAGACCGCCTACGCCGACGCGGTGGAGGAGGTCGGCGAGCTGTCCTGGCAGGGCCACATCACCTACCTGGACCAGCACGGCCCGTACGGCAACGGGACCCCGGTGCTGAACGCGGCCCGCAACTTCGGCGACGAGCCGGTGCTGGTGCTGTGGCCCGACGACGTGTTCGTCGCCAGCGTGCCGCGGGCCCAGCAGCTGATCGCCGGGTACGAGAAGACCGGCTGCCCGGTGCTCGCCCTGATGCCGATGGAACCGGCCGACTCGGTCCGGTACGGGGTGCCCACGGTCAACGAGGATCTGGGCGCCGGGCTGCTGCGCATCGGCGGCCTGGTGGAGAAGCCGAACCCGGCCGACGCCCCGTCGAACTACGCCGCGATCGGCGGCTACGTGATCACCCCGGGCATCGTGGACGAGCTCGCCGAGCAGACCAGGCGCTGGTACGAGCACCGCACCGGCGAGATCTACCTGACCGACGCGATCAACGCGTACGCCGCGCACCACGCGGTCTACGGCAAGGTCATCCAGGGCCAGTGGTACGACACCGGCAACCCGCTGGCCTACCTGACCGCGCAGTTCGCCGCCGCGCTGGCCGATCCCGAGTACGGTCCGCACCTGCGCCGCCTCGCCGCCGACCAGGCCGGCCGGGCCGACCGGTCCTGA
- a CDS encoding alpha/beta hydrolase has product MTTTTGSPEKSTIVRMKIGPRMRAIRLAFGAAERLVPALGGRRAALLWCTPPAGRGRRRDDRPALPSRHDVLRTGRGQRIAVESWGPERAAPVYLVHGWGGWRGQLGAYVEPLVTAGHRVVAFDSPGHGDSGPGALGPRRVTAAEMVDALAAVVAELGPPAGVLAHSLGCATSLVALSDGMAPAPLAFVAPAADPLGRLGEFTAAIGAGSRVEAALRRRLTTLAGRPLADFDVAAASAPPHCPPMLVVHDRQDREVPFEQGRRLADRWPAGALMVTDGLGHQRILRDTAVIARVTAFLSGR; this is encoded by the coding sequence GTGACCACGACCACTGGCTCGCCAGAAAAAAGCACGATCGTTCGTATGAAGATCGGCCCGCGCATGCGCGCGATCCGGCTCGCGTTCGGCGCCGCGGAGCGGCTCGTCCCGGCACTCGGCGGCCGGCGGGCGGCGCTGCTGTGGTGCACCCCGCCGGCCGGCCGGGGGCGCCGGCGGGACGACCGGCCGGCCCTACCGAGCCGGCACGACGTCCTGCGCACCGGCCGCGGGCAGCGCATCGCGGTCGAGTCGTGGGGGCCGGAACGGGCGGCACCGGTCTATCTCGTACACGGGTGGGGCGGCTGGCGCGGCCAGCTCGGTGCGTACGTCGAGCCGCTGGTCACCGCCGGCCACCGGGTCGTGGCATTCGACAGCCCGGGCCACGGCGATTCCGGACCGGGGGCGCTCGGCCCGCGTCGCGTCACCGCAGCAGAGATGGTCGACGCGCTGGCCGCCGTGGTGGCCGAGCTGGGCCCACCGGCCGGCGTCCTGGCCCATTCTCTCGGCTGCGCCACGTCGCTGGTGGCCCTGTCGGACGGCATGGCACCGGCGCCACTGGCGTTCGTCGCGCCGGCCGCCGATCCGCTCGGCCGGCTCGGCGAGTTCACCGCAGCCATCGGCGCCGGCAGCCGGGTCGAGGCGGCGCTGCGCCGCCGCCTGACGACGCTGGCCGGGCGGCCGCTGGCCGACTTCGACGTCGCGGCGGCGTCCGCACCGCCGCACTGCCCACCGATGCTCGTGGTGCATGACCGGCAGGACCGAGAGGTGCCCTTCGAGCAGGGTCGGCGACTCGCCGACCGGTGGCCCGCCGGCGCGCTGATGGTCACCGACGGTCTCGGCCATCAGCGGATCCTGCGGGACACCGCGGTGATCGCCCGAGTCACCGCGTTCCTCTCCGGCCGGTGA
- a CDS encoding ABC transporter ATP-binding protein, translating into MNDPVIELRGATKRFPSGSGQAHTAVRDLTMRVAAGEFVAVVGPTGCGKSTTLSLVSGLEPASEGEVLVRGERVRSIPHGVGYMFQNDAILPWRSVLDNVAAGPRYRGASRAAARAQAAGWVERVGLAGFAKYYPHQLSGGMRKRVALAQTLVNEPEIMLMDEPFSALDVQTRALMQDELLRLWAGTGAAVVFVTHDLEEAIALADRVVVMTASPATVKDVFEVPLSRPRNVEEVRLTAEFLEIYREVWESLRVEVARARGEASRVG; encoded by the coding sequence ATGAACGACCCCGTGATCGAACTTCGGGGTGCCACCAAGCGGTTCCCGAGCGGTTCCGGCCAGGCGCACACCGCGGTGCGCGATCTGACGATGCGGGTGGCTGCCGGTGAGTTCGTCGCCGTGGTCGGGCCGACCGGCTGCGGCAAGTCCACCACGTTGTCGCTGGTGTCCGGGCTGGAGCCGGCGAGCGAGGGCGAGGTACTCGTCCGCGGCGAGCGGGTGCGGTCCATCCCGCACGGCGTCGGGTACATGTTCCAGAACGACGCGATCCTGCCGTGGCGCTCGGTGCTGGACAACGTCGCCGCCGGACCGCGCTACCGCGGCGCGAGCCGTGCGGCGGCCCGTGCCCAGGCGGCGGGATGGGTGGAACGGGTCGGCCTCGCCGGCTTCGCGAAGTACTACCCGCACCAGCTGTCCGGCGGGATGCGCAAGCGGGTGGCGCTGGCGCAGACGCTCGTCAACGAGCCCGAGATCATGCTGATGGACGAGCCGTTCAGCGCGCTGGACGTGCAGACTCGGGCGCTGATGCAGGACGAGCTGCTGCGGCTGTGGGCCGGTACCGGCGCCGCCGTCGTGTTCGTCACGCACGACCTGGAGGAGGCCATCGCGCTCGCCGACCGGGTGGTCGTGATGACCGCGAGTCCGGCGACCGTCAAGGACGTGTTCGAGGTGCCGCTGTCGCGCCCGCGCAACGTCGAGGAGGTACGGCTGACCGCCGAGTTTCTGGAGATCTACCGCGAGGTGTGGGAGAGCCTGCGGGTCGAGGTGGCGCGGGCGCGCGGGGAGGCCAGCCGTGTCGGGTGA